A section of the Flavobacterium ardleyense genome encodes:
- a CDS encoding lipocalin family protein, with translation MKKLIMLCVFTVLLYSCKSQSVTNSKVDNKVERMMKGNWTISSVDFTGSDVMTVNSFEIADSKCFEGSTWKFVSNNNKGEMMLNNVSASCPSFSSPIAWFVNKEGQFVLKVLDAGMKAKKVRDGYVLDMGAMTETSFQLIDRVMIGGKSTQVVYNFQKN, from the coding sequence ATGAAAAAATTAATTATGTTATGCGTATTTACAGTATTGCTGTATTCTTGCAAGTCACAATCTGTGACAAATAGTAAAGTAGACAACAAAGTGGAGAGAATGATGAAAGGAAACTGGACAATATCTTCAGTTGATTTCACAGGATCTGATGTAATGACTGTAAACTCTTTTGAAATAGCGGATTCAAAATGTTTCGAAGGAAGTACATGGAAATTTGTTTCTAATAATAATAAGGGAGAGATGATGCTTAATAATGTATCAGCTTCTTGTCCATCTTTTAGTTCTCCAATTGCATGGTTTGTAAATAAAGAAGGGCAATTTGTACTTAAAGTTCTAGATGCAGGAATGAAAGCTAAAAAAGTTCGTGACGGATATGTTCTTGATATGGGCGCAATGACTGAAACGTCATTCCAATTAATTGATAGAGTTATGATCGGTGGTAAATCTACACAAGTGGTTTATAACTTTCAGAAAAATTAA
- the htpG gene encoding molecular chaperone HtpG, translating to MTTGKINVSVENIFPLIKKFLYSDHEIFLRELVSNATDATLKLKHLTSIGEAKTEYGNPIIEVKIDKEGKKLHIIDQGLGMTADEVEKYINQVAFSGAEEFLDKYKDSAKDSGIIGHFGLGFYSAFMVAEKVEIITKSYKDEPAAHWTCDGSPEFTLEPSDKTSRGSEIILHIAEDSLEFLEENRISELLNKYNKFMPVPIKFGTRTEKIEQKKGEEVSAEDKDEEFKTVEVDNIINNPSPAWTKQPTELSDEDYKSFYRELYPMQFEDPLFHIHLNVDYPFNLTGILYFPKLGADLQIQKDKIQLYQNQVYVTDNVEGIVPEFLTMLKGVIDSPDIPLNVSRSYLQADGAVKKISNYITRKVADKLKSLFTENREDFEKKWNDIKIVLEYGMLSEPKFYEKAGAFTLYPTVDGEYFTLDELKENLKDTHTDKDGKLTLLYAGNKDAQHSYIAAAQDKGYKVLLLDSPIISHLMQKLESDNENLAFVRVDSDHIENLIKKDDTTLSKLSDDEQTKLKEVVEHLVPKTTYSVQLEALDSNASPFIITQPEFMRRMKEMSQSGGGGMFGMGNMPEMYNLVINTNSELASGILNTEDKTQQEHLVKQALDLAKLSQNLLKGEDLTAFVKRSFELIK from the coding sequence ATGACGACTGGAAAAATTAATGTTTCGGTAGAAAACATATTTCCCCTTATCAAGAAATTCTTATATAGCGACCACGAAATCTTTTTAAGAGAGTTGGTCTCCAATGCTACTGATGCAACATTAAAGCTTAAACACCTTACTAGTATTGGTGAAGCTAAAACAGAGTATGGGAATCCCATTATTGAAGTAAAAATTGACAAAGAAGGAAAAAAACTTCATATTATCGATCAAGGTTTAGGGATGACTGCTGACGAAGTTGAAAAATATATCAACCAAGTCGCATTCTCAGGAGCCGAAGAATTCCTTGACAAATATAAGGATTCAGCCAAAGATTCAGGTATAATCGGACATTTTGGCTTAGGTTTTTATTCTGCATTTATGGTTGCAGAAAAAGTTGAAATTATCACAAAATCCTACAAAGATGAGCCTGCTGCTCATTGGACATGCGACGGTAGTCCCGAATTTACATTGGAACCATCAGATAAAACATCGAGAGGATCTGAAATTATTTTGCATATAGCAGAAGATTCTTTAGAATTCCTTGAAGAAAATAGAATTAGCGAACTCCTTAATAAGTACAATAAATTTATGCCAGTACCAATTAAATTTGGAACTCGCACAGAGAAGATTGAACAGAAAAAGGGCGAAGAAGTTTCAGCTGAAGATAAAGATGAAGAATTTAAAACTGTAGAAGTTGATAATATCATCAACAATCCTTCACCAGCTTGGACAAAGCAACCAACAGAACTTTCTGACGAAGACTATAAAAGTTTCTATAGAGAATTGTATCCAATGCAATTTGAAGATCCATTATTTCACATTCACTTAAATGTAGATTATCCTTTTAATCTTACTGGAATTTTGTACTTCCCTAAACTAGGGGCTGATTTACAAATTCAGAAAGATAAAATTCAATTGTATCAAAATCAAGTTTATGTAACTGATAATGTTGAGGGGATTGTTCCAGAGTTTTTAACGATGCTAAAAGGAGTGATTGATTCTCCAGATATCCCATTAAATGTTTCTCGTTCATACCTTCAAGCCGACGGAGCAGTAAAGAAAATTTCAAATTATATTACTCGTAAAGTTGCGGATAAATTGAAGTCATTATTCACAGAAAACCGTGAAGACTTTGAGAAAAAATGGAACGACATCAAAATTGTTCTTGAGTATGGAATGCTATCTGAGCCTAAATTTTATGAGAAAGCGGGAGCATTTACTTTATATCCGACAGTTGACGGAGAATATTTTACGCTGGACGAACTTAAAGAAAATCTAAAAGATACTCACACCGATAAAGACGGAAAACTGACACTCCTTTATGCTGGTAATAAAGATGCGCAGCACAGTTATATTGCCGCTGCACAAGACAAAGGTTATAAAGTACTTTTATTAGATTCGCCAATTATTTCGCATTTAATGCAAAAATTAGAATCGGATAATGAAAATCTTGCATTTGTACGTGTCGATTCAGACCACATCGAAAATTTAATTAAGAAAGATGATACTACTCTTTCAAAATTATCAGATGACGAGCAAACAAAATTAAAAGAAGTGGTAGAACATTTGGTTCCAAAGACTACTTACAGCGTGCAATTGGAAGCATTGGACAGCAACGCCTCGCCATTTATCATCACGCAGCCAGAATTTATGCGTAGAATGAAAGAAATGAGTCAGAGTGGTGGCGGCGGAATGTTTGGAATGGGTAATATGCCCGAAATGTATAATCTGGTGATTAATACAAATTCTGAATTGGCCAGTGGTATTTTAAATACAGAAGACAAGACTCAGCAAGAGCATTTGGTAAAACAAGCACTTGATCTTGCTAAACTTTCTCAAAACCTTCTGAAAGGTGAAGACCTTACAGCTTTCGTGAAAAGAAGTTTTGAACTTATAAAATAA
- a CDS encoding four-helix bundle copper-binding protein produces MKNYHTYKVCIDACLNCAALCNHCANSCLQEENVKMMARCIQLDMECAAMCYAAAQLMSLGSPKAAEACALCAEFCEACAAECGQHDHKHCQECAEACSECARQCRNMSNAA; encoded by the coding sequence ATGAAAAATTATCACACTTATAAAGTTTGTATCGACGCTTGTCTCAACTGTGCGGCACTTTGCAATCATTGTGCAAATTCTTGTCTGCAAGAAGAAAACGTAAAAATGATGGCACGATGTATACAGTTAGATATGGAATGTGCGGCAATGTGTTATGCAGCAGCGCAATTAATGAGTTTGGGAAGTCCAAAAGCAGCTGAAGCTTGTGCGCTTTGTGCTGAATTTTGTGAAGCTTGTGCGGCGGAATGTGGACAGCACGATCACAAACACTGTCAAGAATGTGCCGAAGCTTGTAGTGAATGTGCAAGACAATGTCGTAATATGTCAAATGCTGCTTAA
- a CDS encoding GreA/GreB family elongation factor, which translates to MNNLIMTIMKDKPIPTLTLSDYTILRDLTKSPPDAKTVKEVAQLSKELDRAIVNKEDKIDANIVRIQSHVEIEDIVAKRKMKIQIVLPSQSDIKVQKVSVLAPLSIALIGFKEGDEVDWEMPAGVRSLRIISVTNADRT; encoded by the coding sequence TTGAATAATTTAATTATGACTATTATGAAAGACAAACCGATTCCAACCTTGACCTTGTCAGACTATACAATATTAAGAGATTTGACAAAAAGTCCACCGGACGCCAAAACTGTCAAAGAAGTTGCACAACTTTCGAAAGAGTTGGACCGTGCAATTGTAAATAAAGAGGACAAAATTGACGCAAATATAGTTCGCATACAATCTCATGTAGAAATTGAGGATATTGTAGCAAAACGCAAAATGAAAATTCAAATTGTTCTTCCAAGTCAGTCTGATATTAAAGTGCAAAAAGTTTCTGTTTTAGCACCATTAAGTATTGCACTAATCGGATTTAAAGAAGGAGACGAAGTAGATTGGGAAATGCCGGCAGGAGTTAGGTCTTTGCGTATCATTTCGGTTACAAATGCAGATAGGACGTAA
- a CDS encoding DMT family transporter produces the protein MSKNNILKGVFLVALGATSYGMLATFVKLAYMENYTTAEVLTSQFTLGLLGLILINFWQKTQKKTTVIKANSKDIKQLLLAGTSTGFTGIFYYMAVKLDIPVSICIVLLMQTVWMGVLLEMILTKTLPSKRKIVSVIIVLVGTVLATNLINADSNLSILGLGSGLLAAVSFTATMYTANSIALHISSAQRSLYMLIGGAMMVAIFALITQDRPFNFEIFVKWGIILSLFGTIIPPLLLTAGFPKTGIGLGSIVSSLELPVSVLMAYFILNESVIALQWVGITMILAAIVIMNMDLINFRKK, from the coding sequence ATATCAAAAAATAATATTTTAAAGGGAGTATTCCTAGTTGCTTTGGGAGCAACGAGCTACGGTATGCTAGCAACATTTGTTAAGCTGGCGTATATGGAAAATTACACCACCGCCGAAGTGCTGACTTCTCAATTTACTTTAGGCCTGCTTGGTTTAATTCTCATCAATTTTTGGCAGAAGACGCAAAAGAAAACCACCGTTATCAAAGCAAATTCAAAAGATATTAAACAGTTATTGCTTGCTGGTACATCCACAGGTTTTACTGGAATCTTTTATTATATGGCGGTTAAGTTGGATATTCCAGTTTCAATATGCATTGTCTTATTGATGCAAACCGTCTGGATGGGCGTGCTATTGGAAATGATTTTAACTAAAACATTGCCTTCAAAACGAAAGATAGTATCGGTAATTATTGTTCTAGTCGGAACAGTTCTGGCTACTAATCTAATTAATGCGGATTCAAATCTAAGCATCCTAGGTTTAGGGTCGGGATTACTAGCTGCAGTCTCATTTACGGCGACAATGTATACCGCCAATAGTATCGCACTGCATATTTCATCAGCACAAAGAAGTTTATATATGCTTATAGGCGGCGCGATGATGGTGGCTATATTTGCCCTGATCACCCAAGACCGACCATTCAATTTTGAAATTTTTGTCAAGTGGGGAATTATATTGTCACTTTTCGGAACTATTATTCCTCCTTTACTACTTACTGCAGGGTTTCCAAAAACTGGAATTGGACTCGGTAGCATTGTCTCATCATTAGAATTGCCAGTATCTGTACTGATGGCGTATTTTATTTTGAATGAATCGGTGATTGCACTTCAATGGGTAGGAATCACTATGATTTTGGCTGCCATAGTAATTATGAATATGGATTTAATTAATTTTAGAAAAAAATAA
- a CDS encoding DoxX family protein, producing the protein MTILPWHLYLMAAMYFLAGLNHFRNPKMYIKIIPKFFSNPSLLNKISGASEIILAIGLCIPMLTHYAAIGIILLLIAIFPANFYMLLNKKASFGLPKWLLMLRIPFQFILILWAYYYTNFI; encoded by the coding sequence ATGACTATTTTACCGTGGCACTTATACTTGATGGCAGCTATGTATTTTTTGGCGGGACTAAATCATTTCCGAAATCCAAAAATGTACATTAAAATCATTCCAAAATTCTTTTCAAATCCTAGTTTACTTAATAAGATAAGTGGTGCGAGTGAAATTATATTAGCGATTGGATTGTGCATTCCGATGCTGACACATTATGCTGCTATTGGTATTATACTTTTACTGATAGCTATTTTCCCCGCAAACTTCTATATGTTATTAAATAAAAAAGCCTCTTTCGGATTGCCAAAATGGCTTCTTATGCTCAGAATTCCCTTTCAATTCATATTAATACTTTGGGCTTATTACTACACTAACTTTATTTAA
- a CDS encoding TIGR03643 family protein, which yields MKKSNRLELNFEQTERLITMALEERKPFEAIKEEFGVAEKEVLEIMKKRLPKEKFELWRTKANATKPKPKPMVIDDFDEDLDGKYYMKNKID from the coding sequence ATGAAAAAAAGTAACCGTTTGGAACTCAATTTCGAACAAACAGAACGTCTTATAACAATGGCCCTTGAAGAAAGAAAGCCATTTGAGGCCATCAAGGAGGAATTTGGTGTTGCTGAGAAGGAGGTTTTAGAAATCATGAAAAAACGTCTTCCGAAGGAGAAGTTTGAACTGTGGCGAACGAAAGCCAACGCGACCAAACCCAAGCCTAAACCGATGGTAATAGACGATTTTGACGAAGATTTGGACGGTAAGTATTATATGAAAAATAAAATTGATTAA
- a CDS encoding DUF4369 domain-containing protein, with protein MKKVCLAIATLLVLASCSNKDQAKDLTLTGTIKGLKTGTVYIQKYQDTSLVVLDSIKIDGNSSFESQLDLAEPEMLYIVLDRGVTSTIDNSLLVFAEPGKIDVQTDLKHFYANAKVTGSKNHELYENYRKMNSKFNDQLHDLLQLDMDNFKAGKSTNTAEITEKRNLVLKRKYLAAINFAVNHKEYEIAPFIALSEISDANVKYLDTISKSLTPKVSSSKYGKMLGDYIEMRKEDQAAVTK; from the coding sequence ATGAAAAAAGTATGTCTTGCCATCGCAACATTGCTCGTTTTGGCCAGTTGTTCAAATAAAGATCAAGCTAAAGATTTAACGCTTACTGGTACAATCAAAGGACTAAAGACTGGTACAGTTTATATTCAGAAATATCAAGACACAAGTTTAGTGGTTCTCGATAGTATAAAGATTGATGGCAATTCGTCATTTGAAAGTCAACTGGATCTTGCCGAGCCAGAGATGCTCTATATTGTATTGGATCGTGGGGTTACCAGTACCATTGATAATAGTTTGCTAGTATTTGCTGAGCCTGGAAAGATTGATGTACAAACAGATTTAAAGCATTTTTATGCCAATGCAAAAGTAACTGGCTCTAAAAATCACGAACTGTATGAAAACTATAGAAAAATGAACAGCAAATTTAATGATCAACTACATGACTTGCTGCAACTCGATATGGATAATTTTAAAGCTGGAAAAAGCACAAATACAGCTGAAATTACCGAAAAAAGAAACTTGGTATTAAAGAGAAAATATTTAGCAGCAATTAATTTTGCGGTCAATCATAAAGAATATGAGATTGCGCCTTTTATCGCGCTATCGGAAATTAGTGATGCCAATGTCAAATATCTTGATACCATCAGTAAGTCCCTTACACCAAAAGTTAGCAGTAGTAAATACGGCAAAATGCTTGGTGACTATATAGAAATGCGCAAAGAAGATCAGGCAGCAGTTACAAAATAG
- a CDS encoding GEVED domain-containing protein translates to MNKFYPQNRFANICHSFKSSIVKTAVVGAMMFLTPTVANAQQVFTILDGTSQVNIQAISPFSTNDKVQRSQYMYTGDLLQNQSAPVGYITTVAFKISQLALPSNLKPENVQIKMGLTTENVLSSTLIPNLPVYYSSAVENITSIGWHTITLDTPMYWDGSSNIVIEVCRSNQTTGSSFEVKAHLGLVGEYLTTGLASNNPNANGCTLEGTTAITLPNRRYLPSMQITMTDPCEANPFPGSMVVSQSSNYCGESFTLSAIDDTVASGLSYQWQYSYSDVGTFINIPGATAPTLTTTQEFATYYRRGVMCDELGLMIFPAAILVTSPECYCQPTVSTQDEAGITNVTFDDINSTSSSSATYTNYYDQGPATVSRTGSYPLSARVTATSTAMTTKAWIDWNHDGTFSASESYNLGTIASGVDVSSGMVANVVVPANAVLGETFMRVRTATVADFDALEPCENTVNGETEDYKIMVDDALGLTNNEVLKNSIIVFGTNKSVNVRSTIEAIDTIKIYDISGRLLYNKSGINSSETSISLPNLASQILIVEVKTTNGFILNKKTNLR, encoded by the coding sequence ATGAATAAATTTTACCCCCAAAATCGATTCGCAAACATTTGCCACTCATTTAAAAGTTCGATTGTTAAAACGGCTGTAGTTGGTGCAATGATGTTTCTAACTCCTACTGTAGCTAATGCCCAACAGGTTTTTACAATTCTTGATGGAACAAGTCAGGTTAATATTCAGGCTATTTCACCTTTTTCTACCAACGATAAAGTTCAGAGAAGTCAATATATGTATACAGGTGATTTGTTACAAAATCAATCAGCTCCTGTTGGATATATTACTACCGTTGCCTTTAAAATTTCGCAACTAGCATTGCCTTCAAATTTGAAACCGGAGAATGTGCAAATTAAGATGGGTCTTACTACTGAAAATGTTTTATCTTCAACGTTAATACCCAACCTTCCTGTATACTATTCTTCTGCAGTAGAAAATATAACCTCAATTGGATGGCATACTATTACACTTGACACTCCAATGTATTGGGATGGGTCTAGTAATATTGTCATTGAAGTCTGTAGAAGTAATCAAACTACTGGAAGTAGTTTTGAAGTTAAAGCGCACTTAGGTTTAGTTGGTGAATATCTAACAACAGGTTTGGCTAGCAATAACCCAAATGCTAATGGTTGTACTCTTGAAGGAACAACAGCAATAACCCTTCCAAATCGTAGATACTTACCGTCAATGCAAATAACGATGACAGATCCTTGTGAGGCAAATCCATTTCCTGGGAGCATGGTTGTGAGTCAAAGCAGTAATTATTGTGGAGAGTCATTTACATTGTCAGCAATTGATGATACTGTTGCATCTGGATTATCATACCAATGGCAATATAGCTATTCCGATGTCGGTACTTTTATTAACATCCCAGGCGCAACTGCTCCAACTCTTACCACTACGCAAGAATTTGCAACATACTATAGACGAGGTGTAATGTGCGACGAATTGGGTCTTATGATTTTTCCAGCAGCTATTTTGGTGACAAGTCCAGAATGCTACTGCCAACCAACCGTAAGTACACAAGATGAAGCGGGAATTACAAATGTAACTTTTGACGATATCAATTCGACTTCTAGCAGTAGTGCAACCTATACTAATTATTACGACCAAGGTCCCGCGACTGTTAGTAGAACTGGATCATATCCACTTTCTGCAAGAGTTACTGCAACAAGTACCGCAATGACTACCAAAGCATGGATCGATTGGAATCATGATGGAACTTTTTCTGCTTCAGAATCTTATAATTTAGGTACAATTGCATCAGGTGTTGATGTATCTTCAGGAATGGTTGCCAATGTTGTAGTGCCAGCAAATGCTGTTTTAGGCGAAACCTTTATGAGAGTTCGCACTGCAACTGTAGCAGACTTTGACGCCTTAGAGCCTTGCGAAAATACTGTTAATGGAGAAACTGAAGATTATAAAATTATGGTGGACGACGCTCTAGGATTGACAAATAATGAAGTTCTTAAAAATTCCATTATTGTATTTGGAACGAATAAAAGCGTAAATGTAAGATCGACTATCGAAGCAATTGACACTATTAAAATTTATGACATAAGTGGACGTCTTTTGTATAATAAGTCTGGCATCAACTCTTCAGAGACTTCTATTTCTTTACCAAATCTTGCTTCTCAAATTCTAATTGTGGAGGTGAAGACGACTAACGGTTTCATTTTGAATAAGAAAACAAACCTTAGATAA